One Streptosporangium becharense genomic window, TCGACCCGTTCGCGCCTCCGGTCGTCCGGCAGCAGCCGGTCGACCCGTTCGCACCGCACGCCGAGCAGTTCCCGCCCCCCGCTCACCAGCCCCGCCCCGACCCGTACGGGCAGCCCGCCCCGCCGACCTCGACCGACCCGTACGGCTTCGCCGCCCAGCAGCAACAGCAACACCAGCAGCACCAGCCCGGTTACGCCTCTCCCCAGCAGGATCCCTACGCGTCCCCGCAGGATCCCTACGGCGGCGGTTACCCGGCGCCCGCCCAGCCCGGTCCCTACGCCTTCGGCGGTCAGCAGGCCGTCCCGCCGCAGCCGCCGTCCCATCCGGCCGGTCACCCGCCCGGTCATCCGGCCGACCTGCGTGACCTGTACGGCCCACAGGGCGGCTACCAGCAGGAGGTCGATCCGTCCGACCCGCTGGGACTGTTCGGCCAGCCGGCCCAGCCCGGCCCCGAACAGCGGATGCACCGCCCCTACGTCCAGGAGCCGCCGCATTCCACCGGCGAACGGCCCCGTCCCGAGCAGCGTTACGACGAGCAGCGCTATGACGAGCAGCGCTACGACGACCGCCGTCGCGACGAACGGGACGACCGCCGCGACTGGTGACGTCCTCGTGACCGGTGACGGCCCCGCGACCGGTTGCCGCCGCAGCCCCGCCGGCCGCGTGGGCGGCCGTCGGGGACCACAGCCGGGCCGCGTCGAGGACCACGACCGGTGCGTCGGGGACCACGGCCGCACCACACGCCGCCGGTGCGTGGGCGGTGCTCGGCGTCCCGTAGGCTGACCTCCGCTGACGGGGGGGTGAGATGGACCAGTCGACGGTGCTGCAAATGCTCCTCGTGCCGGTCATGGCGATCGCGGTGGCGGCGGTCGCCCGGCAGCGGGGATGGCCGGTCCCGCTGCTGCTGGTGCTCGCCGGCCTGGTGCTGTCGCCCGTGGTCCCCGACTACCAGCTCGACGCCGAGCTGGTCCTGCTCGTCTTCCTGCCCCCGCTGCTCTACGCGGCCGCGATCGAAAGCTCCTACCTGCGGCTGAAGGACGTCAGCAGGCCGGTCGCGCTGCTCTCGGTCGGCCTGGTGCTGTTCACCACGCTGGTCATCGGCGGGGTCGCCCACCTGCTCATGCCCGACCTGCCGCTGGCCGCCGCGTTCGCCCTGGGGGCGATCGTGGCGCCGCCCGACGCGGTCGCCGCCGTCGCGGTGGCCCGCAGGCTCGGCCTGCCCCGCAAGGTGGTCGCGATCCTGGTGGGGGAGAGCCTGTTCAACGACGCGACCGCGCTCACCGTCTACCGGGTGGCCGTCGCCGCCGCACTGGGCGAGGGGGTGAGCTGGTCCGCGGCGGGCGTCGAGTTCCTCCGGTCGGCGGCCGGCGGCGTGGTGGTGGGCGTCGCGCTCACCTGGATCCTCACCCGGGTGCTGCGGATGCTGCGCGACGCGCTCGTCGAGAACACCGTCATGCTGCTCATCCCGTTCGCGGTCTACCTCGCGGCGGAGAGCGTGCACGTCTCCGGCGTGGTGGCCGTCGTGATCGTCGGCCTGTCCATCGGTCATCTCATGCCCAGGGCGGCCTTCGGCACCCGGTTGCTGTCCGACGCGGTCTGGCGGGTCTTCGGCTTCTTCCTGGAGTCGATCGTCTTCGTGCTGATCGGCCTGCAGATGTGGCCGATCATGCGGAACCTCGGCGGGGCCGACCCGTGGCGGCTCGGCGGGATGGCGCTGGCCGTCTTCGCCGCCGCGGTGGCCTCCCGGATCGTCTGGGTCGTGCCCAGCATCTACCTGCCGCGGATCCTGTCCGGCAGGGTCCGCAGGCGCGAGCCGCATCCCCCGTCCTGGCAGAACGTGGCGATCGTGAGCTGGGCGGGCATGCGCGGCGTGGTCTCGCTCGCCGCGGCGTTCGCCATCCCGGAGGGCTTCCCCGGCCGCGACACGCTGCTCTTCCTCACCTTCGCGGTGGTGATCGGCACCCTCCTCGTGCAGGGGCTGACGTTCCCGGCTCTGATCCGCAGGCTGCGGGTCTCCAACGAGCAGGAGATCTACGGCGACAACCTGGCCGAGGCCGCCGCCCAGCAGGCGGCGGCCTCGGCCGCGCTCGCCCGGCTGGAGGAACTCGTCGCCGCCGGGGTGGGGGAGACCCACCAGGAGGTCGTCGACCAGCTCAGGGCGAAGTCGGAGCGGCGCACCCTCGGCGCGTGGGAACGCCTGGGCGGCGGCACCGGGCAGGAGGGCGAGGAGACGCCGAGC contains:
- a CDS encoding Na+/H+ antiporter — translated: MDQSTVLQMLLVPVMAIAVAAVARQRGWPVPLLLVLAGLVLSPVVPDYQLDAELVLLVFLPPLLYAAAIESSYLRLKDVSRPVALLSVGLVLFTTLVIGGVAHLLMPDLPLAAAFALGAIVAPPDAVAAVAVARRLGLPRKVVAILVGESLFNDATALTVYRVAVAAALGEGVSWSAAGVEFLRSAAGGVVVGVALTWILTRVLRMLRDALVENTVMLLIPFAVYLAAESVHVSGVVAVVIVGLSIGHLMPRAAFGTRLLSDAVWRVFGFFLESIVFVLIGLQMWPIMRNLGGADPWRLGGMALAVFAAAVASRIVWVVPSIYLPRILSGRVRRREPHPPSWQNVAIVSWAGMRGVVSLAAAFAIPEGFPGRDTLLFLTFAVVIGTLLVQGLTFPALIRRLRVSNEQEIYGDNLAEAAAQQAAASAALARLEELVAAGVGETHQEVVDQLRAKSERRTLGAWERLGGGTGQEGEETPSTVYRRLRREMLAAEREVFVRLRDERRIDDEVLRRVVQDLDFEEAILERD